TGCAACTGAAGAAACGCAGAGGCCACAAGCGCGCCATTATTGCCATTGCTCGTATGCTGCTAACGGCCATCTATCACATCTTGAAGAACAAAGAGAACCCTATAACCCTGATTTGTATAAAAAATCCGATGTTCGTCCAGTACACCGTGAAATCACGGTAGAACAAGCGATTTCGTTAGCCAAAACCCAGGGGTACCGGATTATGGCGGTTGCAACCTGATTTCCTTCAAAGCTGCATGTAATACATTTTTTTATATTTGGTCGTCTAGTTGCACGGCTTATTTGGCATGCTCATTTTCATTGTTACGTGCGTTTGATAAGGATTTCAGACTTGGCTCCTTTATGAATAAAAATAATTGGTACGTAGTCGATTCTACGACACTCATAGGATTCGTTTAAGAGATCAAAATTTGGGGGACATCACAAAAAAAACCAAAAGACCCTTGGGGTTGGAAAGGAATTTGTCAAATTTTGCCGAAAAAAGAAGAATTGAATAAATTTGCAAGGGATTCGGATGACAGCATGAATGTATACAACGTTTTTCTTCGTACCTTGCTTCGCAACTATATACTTGGAACTATGATCACCGTTGTGGGGGTTGGGGGGATCCTGAACTTCTCCACCCTGCATTTGACCCGGCCGGAAATGTGGTTCGTGGCGGCAGTCTTTGTACTGTCTTCCCTGATGATGTTTGCTGTGGAGTCAATCGTTTTTTTCAGACAAATACGACCGATTCGCAGGACTTTTGAGGAGCCGATCCCCACATTGGAGGAAATCCGGAATGGATACCTGCAGACACTCAAATTTCCGGTTCTTTCTGCCAAGCGAATTGTCGGACCGCACGCATTCGGCTTCTCATTGCCGGCTATGGCATTGTCGATATGGGGTGTTCAGCAGGGACTTTTTCAAGTGCCTTATTATTACGTGGTTTTTGCAGCTGTCGGGGCGCTGCTGATTGCGGGGATGCACTCGGTGATCGAATTTTTCCTGACGACGGAAGCAATCCGGCCCGTCTTGGATCACATCCGCTATCTGACAAGAGAAATGTATATGGTGGACGTTCCGCTGGAGGGGGCGGTCATTGTTTCCCTAAGGGAAAAATTTCTGGTAAGCGCCCTGTTGATTGGAACCGTGCCCCTTAGTCTGTTTTGTCTTGCATCTCTGTTTCATTTGGGTCGAATGTCGGGCATTGATTTTTGGAACTACTGGCAATGGGCGGGAATCATTCTGATCATCGGAATCGGCTTTGCCACCCTGGGGGCGTGGCTTCTGTCCCGCAACATTCAACAGCCGATCGAACATATGCAGCATGTGATGCAAAGGGTTAAGGAAGGGGATTTGCAGGTCCGGGCGGCAGACACTTATTCCGATGAATTCTCGCGAGTTGTGGCAGGCTTTAACCACATGGTGGAAGGGCTGCAGCGACGGGACCTGATGAACCAGCAGCTCATTGACAGTTATTTTGTCACACTGGCGGGAGCATTGGATGCCCGGGATCCCTATACGGCAGGGCATTCGGTCCGAGTGGCGGAATATTCGGTAAGAATTGGACAAGCAGCCGGACTGTCCCAGACAGAACTGGCTTACCTGAAAAAATCGGCTCTCCTGCACGACATCGGCAAAATCGCGATCCCCGACGCCATCCTGCTCAAAGAAGGCAAACTGACAGACGAAGAGTTTCTGTGGATCAAACTCCATCCGGAGTTGGGAGAGAGCCTGCTGCGCAAGATCCAGCCTGCGGAAGCCATGGCCCCGCTGCTGCCTGGTGTCCGATCCCACCATGAACGGTATGACGGAAAGGGATATCCGGACGGTTTGGTGGGGAACCAAATCCCCTTGTTTGGAAGAATTATCGCAGTGGCTGATTCTTTTGACGCCATGACCAGTGACCGTCCCTACCGAATGGGAATGCCTGTGGAGAAAGCCCTCTTGATTCTGAATGAAGGCAAGGGGACCCAGTGGGATCCAGAGTTGACGAGGCTGTTTATTGAATCCTTTGAGGAAGGAAAAACAGGCATCTCCCAGGCTCACGAGGGGGTGGAGCCTGAAGAGATGCCTGGGTGACACCCGATGGTTAAACGGTTGTAAACTGCTCTTCTTCGGTGGAACCGGTAAGAGCGGTGGTGGAGGAAGTGCCTCCTGCGATGACTTGCGCCACTTCATCGAAGTAGCCGGTTCCCACTTCCCGCTGGTGGCGGGTTGCGGTGTAACCATGAACTTCAGCTGCGAATTCAGCTTGCTGCAGATCGGAGTAGGCGCCCATGCCGCGGTCTCTGTAGCCGCGAGCCAGTTCGAACATGCTGTAGTTGAGGGCATGGAATCCGGCCAGAGTAACGAATTGGAACTTGTAGCCCATTTCTCCCAACTTATATTGGAACTTCTCGATAGTGGCGTCGTCCAGTTTCTTCTTCCAGTTGAAGGAAGGAGAGCAGTTGTAAGCGAGCAGTTTGCCCGGGAACTTCGCATGGATCGCTTCGGCGAAGCGACGTGCTTCGTCAAGATTCGGCTCGGAAGTTTCACACCAGATGAGATCTGCATAAGGTGCGTATGCAAGACCGCGGGCAATCGCCTGATCGAGGCCCGCCTTCACGCGGAAGAAACCTTCAGTTGTACGTTCGCCTGTAATGAACTCCTGGTCACGCGGATCCACATCGCTTGTCAGCAGGTTCGCTGCGTTAGCGTCGGTACGAGCCACAAGAATTGTCGGAACCCCCATGACGTCGGCAGCCAGTCGGGCTGCGACCAGGTTGCGGATGGCCGCTTGGGTTGGAATGAGTACCTTGCCGCCCATGTGGCCGCATTTTTTCTCGGATGCAAGTTGATCTTCGAAGTGTACCCCAGCAGCACCCGCTTCGATCATGCCCTTCATCAGTTCGAACACGTTCAGCGGGCCGCCAAAGCCTGCTTCCGCATCCGCCACGATGGGTGCGAACCAGTAGGTGTCACCTTTGCCTTCCGAATGTTGAATCTGATCGGCACGTTGGAGTGCCTGGTTGATTCGCTTCACAACATGCGGCACACTGTTGGCCGGATAGAGGGACTGGTCCGGATACATCTGGCCTGCCAGGTTGGCATCGGCGGCGACCTGCCAGCCACTGAGGTAAATCGCTTTCAGTCCGGCCTTGACCTGTTGAACCGCCTGGTTTCCGGTCAATGCCCCAAGCGCATGCACATGGTGTTCCGTATGCAACAGCTTCCACAGGCGCTCTGCGCCAAGCCGGGCAAGGGTGTGCTCGATCTGCACGGATCCGCGGAGGCGAACCACGTCTTCCGCCGTGTACGGACGCTCAATTCCTTTCCAACGGTCAGCCTTCCAACTTTCCTGCAGTTGCTTTACTTGTTCTTCCCGAGTCATGTTTCCTCTCCTCCTCTTAATTGGCCGCTTACGTTCCTTAGGCCGCTTGACTCTAATGTATTATATAACAGATTATTGTTTATGTGTGTACTATAACACAGTTGGTTTTGTTTGCACAATAGTTATTTGAAATTTTTTTCGGATTGAGGCAGAGGTACTGCCATCCGGATCGATCAGATTTGTTATAGAACGTTGTGGGTGGGAACTTGTTGATGAGTATTTGGATCAGAAGTAAGGATGAGAATTGTGGATGCGAGATCATCCACAATGTTGGATAACAAATTGATTTAGCAGGGAGGTATAGGGGACTAGGTTATGTAAAGAATTTAACTTTCGGTGCGACCAAGCCTAATTTGGCAGAGAACCCCTTGATTTCAAGAATAGAACTGATTTTCAGTCTTATTCGGGTGAGTTTCCAGGTGAACAAGCAAGAAATAACATATAGGACTGAAAAACAGTCCTATTTCTGGGAGTATCTTTGAATCGACAAAATAAGACCGAAATGCAGTCCTATTGTAAAACTTGAGTAAAAAACAAAGGGGCTATCACCAGGATGGCCCCTATTGAAAAAATTCGGTGAAATCGTTATTTCACGACAGACTCCATTGAATCTGGTTTTATCGGCCAAGGGGGGCATCTTGCCGCCGAAGACTTTCCACAAACCGTCCGGCGTATTTTCAGATACATTTATTAGGTCAAATAGTGGGAGAACAGCAAAGAAGGGCCAAGACGGCGGGGGATGTGTCTTGACCCTTCCGATGGGCAGGTTAGTCTTGGGGAGTATCTCTCATCATTTCGCCTCCGGTCGTCAGCTGCAAGAACGGCGGAACTTGGGGTGGGATGTAAGCCAGAGGTTCGTCAAATTCCGCCCAATCCAGATTGACCATCAGAAGCAGGTAACGTTTGCCCGTTTGCGGATCGCTGATGATGATATGGTCGCGTCCTGCTGTTTCGATACGCCCACGATAAACTTTGGCGTTCCACTGGCTGTTGTTTTCATAGGTGAAGTAAAATGTGCCGATTTTCCCTCGATTAAAGCGGAGGATGTTCTCGATGTAGGACTCTTCCGCCGTGGGAACTGCTGCTGCATCCGGAACCATGGGGAGCTCGGCGCCGCTTGGAACCGGAATGGAAGGTAGTTGTTGACCAGTGGGCAATTGCGGCTGGGTGTACTGCGTTGGGATGTCGGTTTCCAGTTCCGGTTGCACCACACCGGGCATAATGGTTTGCGGCATCATGCCATATTGGGAATAGGGATAGTAAGGATAGGTCATCTGTCTGTAATCGGGGACCCAGTAATACAAAGTGATTCACTCCTTTTATCTGATAAATAAACTCTTGGGCAGTCGCCCGAGCAGCTTCCTGTCTTCAGATGTTGCCTTTATAACGGCCATGTCTCCACCTCGCCCAAAACGAACTTCAATACCAATGTATTGCAAGGATAAAAAATGGGAACTTGCCCATATGAAAAAGGTGCGCCCACATGGAGCCCAATTTTATTGGAGATTCCAATTTGGGTTTTTTTCCGAGTTTGGGCGAATGCATGGGTCGAACCTCTTGCGTGGAGTGTAGTATGTATTGATATCTCATGACACAAGACAGGAGGTCGACTCGTGGCAAAAAAACGCAAATCCAAAGTAGGGTCGCAAGCCAAGGCGCCGGAGACACCCAAGCGGCAGGAGCCCGTCAACGCAATGCAAGTTCTCAAGGAGCGGATGAAGCAAGCCAACAAAAGCAGCCTCTTGGATGCCCTCAACCAGGTGAAAAATACAAAACCGGAAGACTGGAAGGATGTAGACAAAGTAAAAGATCTGGCCAAACAGCTGGCAACTTCAATGAAGCTGCCGGTCAGTGAAGAGCGCCTGGACCAGTTCATGAAAGCCTACAAGGACGCCACAAAAGGCGGCCAACCGCAAGACCCGAAAGAGGTTCTGCAAAAATACGGACAAGGCAAAATCGATCCGAAATCGATGGACGAATTTAACAAGTTTATCAAGTAACCATCAACAACAAGAAAAAAGGCTGCGACAAGTTCGCAGTCTTTCTTTTTGCTAGTTGGGTTGTTGTGTGGGGTGTTCTTGCCTGGTTCCGGGTGCCGGTACATATCCGTATGGGGGAAATGGCGGATATTGGGGGGGAACCCCGTACATATGTCCAGGCCATGCTTGTGGCCCCGGCTGTCCGCCAGGTTGGGCAGGTCTGGCTCCTGGTGCGGTCGGGTAGGGTGCCGACGGAAAGCCTGGGAATTGCTCTTGTGGACTCGGCAGAGCTTGCTGCTGAGGACGTTGGTCAGGTGTGCCGGCTGGTGATTGCGTTTTGGAATTCGATGTCCCTTCCGGATTGGAATCGGTTGCCCCACCCTTGAAAAATTGGTCAGCCACCGGCGTGTTCATAAATGCCATCAAGAGGCTTGCGAAATCACCGGTGGACAGGCCTTTGCCCTTCGTCTGGACGAGTTTCTTGAGAACACCGCTTTTGGAAAGGCTGTCAGACGCAAGATAAAGTGTGTCCAGCCACATGTCCGCCTGCTGAAGGAATTTCAAGCCGTTTTTGCACATGTTTCGCAGGTTGTTGATATTTTCAGCCGAGAACCAGTTACCTGATAAAGGGGAAGCGGACGGTTTGCCGGTCTTCGGTGAGGGGGCCGGTTTCCGACCGTTTGCTTTCTTCCGGGAAGAACCCCCGTTTCGTCTGGATGCTGCCAGCTGGTTTTCCATGCGGCTTCCCCGGCCGTTCGGTCTTCGTGGGTCCACGTTGCCACCTCCTGAAACGAGGGATGCTGCTAGACGGTTGCCCTCTTTTTCATGGTATGGAAGTGCCTTCGGAGAAGTGTGTAAAACAACCAAGATTGGGCACATTAGACAAAGAACCATTTGGTTGGGGGGTATGATCGATGGAGCAATCTTTCTACGGAAAACATGGCGGAGTTCATTTCCTGAAGAAAGCGACTGCGGAGGAAATCAACAGCTTTGTGGCCCAACTTCCCGGCACGAAGAAAGACAGCCTGTTCGAGGTCCTTGGCGAACTGGACAAGGAGGGTCTCATCTCCATTGTCAACGACGGCAAGTTTGCGGACGGGGAAGGCGAACTGGAAGGCAGTGAAGAATGTTAAGCAAACCGGAACGGGATAAACACCTGCAAACTTGCAGGTGTTTTTTCTGTATATCATCAGGTCATCATACCTTTTCGGACAAAGTTCATGTATAATGAATAGTAAAATGAAATCGCTTACGTCTGGAAATTGATTGGAATATTGAGGGAGGTTCTGTATGAAGGCATCTTTGTTTATTACCTGTCTGGCCGACAGTTTTTACCCGAATGTGGGCGAAAGCACAGTTCGCCTGTTGGACCGGCTGGGTGTGCAGGTGGATTTTCCCGAAGGGCAGACTTGCTGCGGACAACCGGCCTTTAACTCCGGGTACCGTGATGAGGCGAAGGAAGTCGCCAAGACGATGATTGAAGCATTTGAGCAGAGTGAGTACGTGGTGGGGCCATCAGGCTCCTGTGTAGGGATGATTCATGAATATTACCCGTTGCTGTTTGAAGGGGATCGGAAGTGGGAAGACCGGGCTCTCAAGTTTGTGAAGAAATCCTATGAATTAACGCAGTTCATCGTAAATGTGGTTGGCAAGACCTACCTGGGTGCACGGTTGGATAAGACGGTCACCTATCATCCTTCCTGCCATGCAATGCGGATGATGGGGATTAAGCACGAGCCGCTTGAACTTTTGAAAAATGTGCAGGGTCTGCAATTGGTAGACCTGCCTTTTGCCGAAGATTGCTGCGGATTTGGCGGAACCTTTGCCGTGAAAATGCACGAAGTATCGGCTGCCATGGTGGCGGAGAAGGCACAGCATGTACTGGAGACGAAGGCGGAGATTCTTTGCGGAACCGACATGGGCTGTTTGATGAACATCGGTGGGCGTTTGCGCTATGAGGGAGCGCCCGTCAGAGTAATGCACGTGGCGGAAGTTCTCTGGGAAGGCGTACGGGAAGGGGTGAAAGCATGAGCGTAAAACCGGCGCTTCCTCTGAAAGAGAGGATGAAGCATGCGATTGCCGATGAGACGCTGATAGCGGCGGTGAAGAAGACAACGGATCGGCTGGAAGGCGGAAAGCTGTCTTCAAGCGAAGCACTCGGCAATTGGGAGGAATGGCGAAAACAGGGGAGCCGCATTCGTTCCCATGTGGTGGAACATCTTGACTATTATCTCGGTCAGTTGATCGAGAATGTGAAGAAGCGAGGGGGCCATGTGCATATTGCCGATTCCGCCAAGGAAGCGGTGGACATCTTCCTCCGGATCACCAGGGAGAAGAACGCAAAGAGTGTGATCAAGTCGAAATCCATGGTGTCGGAAGAAGTGCATGTGAACAAGGCATTGGAAGACATCGGGGTGGAAGTGATCGAGAGCGATCTCGGGGAATACATCATCCAGCTGTTCGGTGAGGCCCCCTCTCATATCATCGTGCCCGCCATTCACAAGAACCGCTATCAGATCAAGGACAAATTCAACGAAATCAGCGGGGAAAACCTGACGGAAGACACGCCGACCCTGACCGCTTTCGCCCGCAGGCAGCTGCGGAAAGCGTTCCTGCAAGCAGATATCGGGGTATCCGGTTGTAACTTTGCCATTGCCGAAACCGGATCGATTGTGATGTTTACCAACGAAGGAAACGGGCGAATGGTAACCACTCTGCCGCCGGTGCATGTCGCGTTTATGGGTATGGAGCGGCTGATTCCTTCTTTTGAAGACCTGGAAACCTTCGTGAACCTGCTGCCGCGCAGCGCCACCGGGCAGAAGATCACCACCTACGTGTCCGTCATCAACGGCGCCCGTCAGGAAGGGGATCTGGATGGTGCGCAGGAATTCCATCTGATCATTGTAGATAACGGACGCAGCAAGATTCTTGGCGATGAAGAGTTCCAGGAAGTGTTGAATTGTATCCGCTGTGGTGCATGTCTCAACGTATGTCCCGTCTACCGTCACATTGGCGGTCACGCTTATGGCGACGTATATCCGGGGCCGATTGGGGCCGTTCTGACGCCGCTGCTTCGCGATGATATGGAAACATGGGGGGATCTGCCTTACGCATCCAGTCTTTGCGGCGCATGCACAGAAGCATGTCCGGTGCGAATTCCTCTGCATGACATGCTGGTTCGTCACCGTGCCCGCTATGTGAAGCTGGGCCTTGCCCCGAAATGGGAACAGATGGCCTTTAAAGCTTGGAGCAAAACATTTGCGAGGCCGGGAAGGTACAAACTGTCGATGAAAGCGGCGCGGTTGATGGTGCCGTTTATGGCCAGGGACGGATTTATTGAGAAGGGGCCGTTGAATATGATGGGCTGGACCCATGCCCGCCACTTCCCGTCCCCTGCGAAGCAATCATTCCGAGAGCAGTGGAGTAAGCTTTCGGGAGAGTTGAAGGGAGGCGGGGACCATGAATAAGGAACAAGCCCTTCTGCAACGGATTGCCAACCGGTTGGGTCGCACCGAACCGCTTAAGGAGAAACCAAAACGTGACGCAATCGGTGCCCCTGACTTCTGGCGCGAGTTTAAGTTGTCGGAGGAAGAAAAGATCCAGCGTTTCTGCGAAAGCTGGAGGGCGCTGACCGGCGTGGCCGAAGTTGTGGACTCGGAGGCGGAAGCGCTTGAGGTCCTCAAGCGGTGGGCTCAGGAAGAAAATCTGAAGCACCTGATCCGCTGGGATCATCCCGAGCTTGAAAATTTAGGGGTCGACAGCTTATTCGAATCCCTTGGCGCGAAAATGGAAATTTGGGGACGGGGTGAGACCCGATCCATGAAAGAGATTGCCAACGATGCGGAAGCGGGAATTACCTGGGCGGATTACGCGGTGGCAGACACAGGCACCCTGGCGCTGTTCTCTTCGCGTGAGAAGGCGCGGTCGGTAAGCCTTTTGCCGCCCATTCACATTGCGATCTTTCGGGCGGAGCAGTTGGTGACAAGAATCGGGGAAGTCATGGTAAAGATGGACCAGATGGGCCGCGAAGGCGGACTGCCGGCCGGAGTCAACTTCATCACAGGTCCATCCCGCAGTGCCGACATCGAGAATGACCTGTCCATCGGCGTTCACGGACCGAAGAAGGTGTACGCTTTGATAATTAAGTAACGCCAAGAGCAGCAACTGGTTCATAATAGCGGTACTGGGTGCCGTTATTCCTCCGAACCAGCCCGTTTCGGGTCAAATAGCGGCACCGCATGTTTTTATTCCTCCGAACCAGCCCGTTTCGGGTCAAATAGCGGCACCGCATGTTTTTATTCCTCCGAACCAGCCCATCTCGGGTCAAATAGCGGCACAGAGTGCCGTTAAGGTAGAAGTTGGCTTGCAATAGCGGCACCGAGTGCCGTTAAGGTAGAAGCTGGCATACAATAGCGGCACAAGGTGCCGTTAAGGCAGAAGCTGGCATACAATAGCGGCACAAGGTGCCGTTAAGGCAGAAGCTGGCATACAATAGCGGCACAGAGTGCCGTTAAGGTAGAAGTTGGCTTGCAATAGCGGCACAGAGTGCCGTTAAGGTAGAAGTTGGCTTGCAATAGCGGCACAAGG
The DNA window shown above is from Effusibacillus lacus and carries:
- the aceA gene encoding isocitrate lyase, yielding MTREEQVKQLQESWKADRWKGIERPYTAEDVVRLRGSVQIEHTLARLGAERLWKLLHTEHHVHALGALTGNQAVQQVKAGLKAIYLSGWQVAADANLAGQMYPDQSLYPANSVPHVVKRINQALQRADQIQHSEGKGDTYWFAPIVADAEAGFGGPLNVFELMKGMIEAGAAGVHFEDQLASEKKCGHMGGKVLIPTQAAIRNLVAARLAADVMGVPTILVARTDANAANLLTSDVDPRDQEFITGERTTEGFFRVKAGLDQAIARGLAYAPYADLIWCETSEPNLDEARRFAEAIHAKFPGKLLAYNCSPSFNWKKKLDDATIEKFQYKLGEMGYKFQFVTLAGFHALNYSMFELARGYRDRGMGAYSDLQQAEFAAEVHGYTATRHQREVGTGYFDEVAQVIAGGTSSTTALTGSTEEEQFTTV
- the gerQ gene encoding spore coat protein GerQ, whose protein sequence is MTYPYYPYSQYGMMPQTIMPGVVQPELETDIPTQYTQPQLPTGQQLPSIPVPSGAELPMVPDAAAVPTAEESYIENILRFNRGKIGTFYFTYENNSQWNAKVYRGRIETAGRDHIIISDPQTGKRYLLLMVNLDWAEFDEPLAYIPPQVPPFLQLTTGGEMMRDTPQD
- a CDS encoding HD domain-containing phosphohydrolase — translated: MNVYNVFLRTLLRNYILGTMITVVGVGGILNFSTLHLTRPEMWFVAAVFVLSSLMMFAVESIVFFRQIRPIRRTFEEPIPTLEEIRNGYLQTLKFPVLSAKRIVGPHAFGFSLPAMALSIWGVQQGLFQVPYYYVVFAAVGALLIAGMHSVIEFFLTTEAIRPVLDHIRYLTREMYMVDVPLEGAVIVSLREKFLVSALLIGTVPLSLFCLASLFHLGRMSGIDFWNYWQWAGIILIIGIGFATLGAWLLSRNIQQPIEHMQHVMQRVKEGDLQVRAADTYSDEFSRVVAGFNHMVEGLQRRDLMNQQLIDSYFVTLAGALDARDPYTAGHSVRVAEYSVRIGQAAGLSQTELAYLKKSALLHDIGKIAIPDAILLKEGKLTDEEFLWIKLHPELGESLLRKIQPAEAMAPLLPGVRSHHERYDGKGYPDGLVGNQIPLFGRIIAVADSFDAMTSDRPYRMGMPVEKALLILNEGKGTQWDPELTRLFIESFEEGKTGISQAHEGVEPEEMPG
- a CDS encoding LutB/LldF family L-lactate oxidation iron-sulfur protein → MSVKPALPLKERMKHAIADETLIAAVKKTTDRLEGGKLSSSEALGNWEEWRKQGSRIRSHVVEHLDYYLGQLIENVKKRGGHVHIADSAKEAVDIFLRITREKNAKSVIKSKSMVSEEVHVNKALEDIGVEVIESDLGEYIIQLFGEAPSHIIVPAIHKNRYQIKDKFNEISGENLTEDTPTLTAFARRQLRKAFLQADIGVSGCNFAIAETGSIVMFTNEGNGRMVTTLPPVHVAFMGMERLIPSFEDLETFVNLLPRSATGQKITTYVSVINGARQEGDLDGAQEFHLIIVDNGRSKILGDEEFQEVLNCIRCGACLNVCPVYRHIGGHAYGDVYPGPIGAVLTPLLRDDMETWGDLPYASSLCGACTEACPVRIPLHDMLVRHRARYVKLGLAPKWEQMAFKAWSKTFARPGRYKLSMKAARLMVPFMARDGFIEKGPLNMMGWTHARHFPSPAKQSFREQWSKLSGELKGGGDHE
- a CDS encoding (Fe-S)-binding protein, with translation MKASLFITCLADSFYPNVGESTVRLLDRLGVQVDFPEGQTCCGQPAFNSGYRDEAKEVAKTMIEAFEQSEYVVGPSGSCVGMIHEYYPLLFEGDRKWEDRALKFVKKSYELTQFIVNVVGKTYLGARLDKTVTYHPSCHAMRMMGIKHEPLELLKNVQGLQLVDLPFAEDCCGFGGTFAVKMHEVSAAMVAEKAQHVLETKAEILCGTDMGCLMNIGGRLRYEGAPVRVMHVAEVLWEGVREGVKA
- a CDS encoding LutC/YkgG family protein encodes the protein MNKEQALLQRIANRLGRTEPLKEKPKRDAIGAPDFWREFKLSEEEKIQRFCESWRALTGVAEVVDSEAEALEVLKRWAQEENLKHLIRWDHPELENLGVDSLFESLGAKMEIWGRGETRSMKEIANDAEAGITWADYAVADTGTLALFSSREKARSVSLLPPIHIAIFRAEQLVTRIGEVMVKMDQMGREGGLPAGVNFITGPSRSADIENDLSIGVHGPKKVYALIIK